One Solanum lycopersicum chromosome 2, SLM_r2.1 genomic region harbors:
- the LOC101268546 gene encoding uncharacterized protein: MVLGQKKKKKGASFQIDYIVNIQLIRPWPPSESLRSVQSVLLQWENGDRNSGFVTASVEDDYLEINKTFTLFLTLCREKKTKDKFLKNNLDFSLYEYTKDNAAQGPLLGTASINFGEYGIIRETLAISVPLNCKKSSKSLLQPSLYVKVQPTKDKQESDMMIDDAEYDSDFASYTDDDVSSHSSSTFSSSVFEAAWGSPSNNVKVARASPSRLEKSDFNEEAASGTSKSEENTQHAKEKYIDRLISKITSSHMHSQAGMDSQNSADETTDHEFGHDDHLHGETRDLSENKKAKSIKRQVTMSWKALGVQITNGRLKPVKSVQIRDSMTPNVFLGNTEITKNEMKEQTPIETSIAKSTAVEKKEPKNTVEKKEPKSTGEKKEPKSTVEKKEPKNTTSTTSATEKRVPANVLSKSKPEPESRIQMLEEELKEAAAIEISLYSVVAEHGSSMNKVHTPARRLARFYLHAWRTKSPAKQASAARAAVSGLALVSKACGSDVPRLTFWLSNSIMLRAIISQAAAGLQFNEGAPTETTVNRGKSALEKIYMQQSIKYIANQGNKNYLVKQYYNWEDIESFTQALEKLEGWIFSKITKSLWWQTLTPHMQFGTAKTSKTRASRVKKTYGSRHSLGDQEQGKLSVKLWKRALKDACERLCPLRALGHKCGCLPVLPKLVMKQLVSRLDVAMFNAILRESTEEMPTDPMFDPISDRKVLPIPPGKSSFGAGAQLKNAVGSWSRWLTDLIGFEDEDSPEYSNIFGNDKKTESFKAFRLLNALSNLMMLPFEVLIDASTRKEVCPIFSPVLIKRVLANFVPDEFRPNPIPKNVVETLDSEDVPGEHYTSFPCTATWTAYTPPPALSLTTFIEKVGNQVPKSSGSSVLKKTYTSDVELDELDSPFTSFLADSFKDFPNLAKPARNVVRYQLLREAWKQVPP, encoded by the exons ATGGTACTTggacagaagaagaagaaaaaaggtgCTTCTTTCCAAATTGATTACATTGTTAATATTCAGCTGATCAGGCCTTGGCCTCCATCAGAGTCTTTGAGATCGGTTCAATCTGTATTACTTCAGTGGGAGAATGGTGATCGTAATTCTGGATTTGTTACTGCCTCTGTTGAGGATGACTATCTAGAAATCAACAAGACTTTCACCTTATTCTTAACATTATGTCGcgagaagaaaacaaaagataaatttttaaagaataacTTGGATTTCTCTTTGTATGAGTATACAAAAGATAATGCAGCTCAAGGTCCGCTATTGGGGACAGCTTCGATTAATTTTGGAGAATATGGAATTATCAGAGAAACTTTAGCTATTAGTGTTCCTTTAAACTGCAAGAAGAGTTCGAAAAGCTTGCTGCAACCATCTTTGTATGTTAAGGTACAGCCAACAAAAGATAAGCAAGAATCAGACATGATGATTGATGATGCTGAATATGATTCTGATTTTGCTTCTTACACTGATGACGATGTTTCCTCGCATTCATCCtcaactttttcttcttctgttttTGAAGCTGCTTGGGGTTCACCATCTAACAATGTTAAG GTTGCACGGGCATCACCATCTCGGCTTGAAAAG AGTGACTTTAACGAAGAGGCAGCCAGTGGAACAAGCAAAAGTGAAGAAAATACTCAGCACGCCAAAGAAAAATACATTGATAGATTGATATCAAAAATTACATCTTCTCATATGCATAGTCAGGCAGGTATGGACAGTCAAAATAGTGCGGATGAAACAACAGATCATGAATTTGGACATGATGATCATCTCCATGGTGAGACAAGAGATTTGTCAGAAAACAAAAAAGCTAAATCTATAAAAAGACAAGTAACGATGAGTTGGAAAGCTCTTGGAGTTCAGATCACAAATGGTCGACTGAAGCCAGTGAAGTCTGTTCAGATTAGAGACTCTATGACTCCAAATGTGTTTTTGGGCAACACTGAGATTACTaagaatgaaatgaaagaaCAGACACCCATAGAAACTAGTATTGCTAAAAGTACTGCAGTGGAGAAAAAAGAACCAAAGAATACCGTGGAGAAAAAAGAACCAAAGAGTACTGGTGAGAAAAAAGAACCAAAGAGTACTGTGGAGAAAAAAGAACCAAAGAATACTACCAGTACTACTTCAGCTACTGAAAAAAGAGTTCCTGCAAATGTTTTGTCGAAGAGTAAACCTGAACCGGAGTCTAGAATTCAGATGCTTGAGGAAGAACTGAAAGAAGCTGCAGCTATTGAAATTAGCCTTTATTCTGTAGTTGCTGAGCATGGAAGTTCGATGAACAAGGTTCACACCCCAGCCAGGCGCCTTGCTAGATTTTATCTCCACGCCTGGAGAACAAAATCCCCTGCTAAACAGGCAAGTGCTGCTAGAGCTGCTGTTTCAGGATTAGCTTTGGTTTCTAAAGCATGTGGAAGCGATGTTCCAAG GTTGACTTTCTGGCTGTCAAATTCCATTATGTTAAGAGCAATCATCAGCCAGGCTGCTGCTGGACTGCAATTTAATGAAGGGGCACCCACTGAAACTACTGTCAACAGAGGTAAGTCTGCGTTGGAGAAAATATATATGCAGCAAAGCATCAAATACATTGCCAACCAAGGGAACAAGAATTATTTAGTTAAGCAATATTATAACTGGGAGGATATCGAATCATTCACTCAGGCATTGGAAAAACTTGAAGGTTGGATCTTCTCCAAGATCACCAAGTCTCTTTGGTGGCAG ACTCTGACTCCACATATGCAGTTTGGGACTGCAAAAACTAGTAAGACTAGGGCCTCAAGAGTGAAGAAAACATATGGTAGTAGACATTCTTTGGGTGATCAAGAGCAGGGTAAACTTTCTGTAAAACTTTGGAAAAGAGCTCTGAAGGATGCCTGTGAAAGGCTTTGTCCCCTTCGAGCTCTGGGACATAAATGTGGCTGCTTACCTGTTCTGCCAAAGTTG GTAATGAAACAGTTGGTGAGTAGATTGGATGTGGCAATGTTCAATGCTATTCTTCGTGAATCTACCGAAGAAATGCCAACAGATCCAATGTTTGATCCTATAAGTGATCGTAAGGTCCTTCCAATTCCTCCTGGAAAATCAAGCTTTGGAGCTGGGGCACAGTTGAAAAATGCT GTCGGAAGCTGGTCTAGATGGCTGACTGATCTTATTGGCTTTGAAGATGAAGACTCACCGGAGTATAGTAACATCTTTGGAAACGACAAGAAAACAGAATCATTCAAAGCTTTTCGACTCCTTAATGCATTGAGCAACCTCATGATGCTTCCATTTGAAGTGCTCATCGATGCATCCACAAGAAAAGAA GTCTGCCCAATATTCAGTCCGGTTTTGATCAAAAGAGTCCTTGCTAATTTTGTCCCAGATGAGTTCCGTCCAAATCCAATTCCAAAAAATGTTGTAGAGACCCTGGATTCTGAA GATGTACCTGGAGAGCACTACACTAGTTTCCCTTGTACTGCAACCTGGACGGCCTATACACCTCCTCCGGCATTGTCTCTCACCACTTTTATAGAGAAGGTTGGAAATCAAGTTCCAAAGAGTAGTGGTTCATCTGTGCTTAAAAAAACATACACCAGTGATGTTGAGCTTGATGAGCTAGACTCACCGTTTACTTCGTTCCTTGCTGATAGCTTCAAGGATTTTCCAAATTTAGCAAAACCTGCAAGGAATGTTGTCAGATACCAGCTTCTCCGTGAAGCATGGAAACAGGTTCCACCATGA
- the LOC101250067 gene encoding uncharacterized protein LOC101250067 isoform 1 (isoform 1 is encoded by transcript variant 1): MERHLTVIKPSRSDEVLDEDEQLRIANQVKALFDAQAPKRLAKPNRSEPDSVIPNSPLEDFPIPELDNLRSLQSQGGSFFPETNCSEQDESVETQYYNELVSIDKQHHTTGSGFIKVVNQTNGNIYDLQLNGGYENGRAKEFKTNPATNDWIPSKDDYQFSYVLIRLDSPPQNPAGAKVIRSKVKKAISW; encoded by the exons ATGGAACGGCATCTAACGGTGATTAAACCTAGCCGGAGCGACGAAGTTTTAGACGAAGATGAGCAGCTGCGAATCGCCAACCAGGTCAAAGCCTTGTTCGATGCTCAAGCACCTAAAAGACTCGCCAAACCAAATCGAAGCGAACCTGATTCAGTCATCCCCAATTCCCCTTTAGAAGATTTCCCTATTCCAGAACTTGACAATCTCCGATCTCTTCAATCACAG GGTGGTAGCTTTTTTCCGGAAACTAATTGCTCGGAGCAAGACGAGTCCGTGGAAACTCAGTATTACAATGAGTTGGTTTCCATTGACAAACAGCATCACACG ACTGGAAGTGGGTTCATAAAGGTGGTCAATCAAACGAATGGAAACATTTACGATCTTCAGTTGAATGGTGGTTATGAGAATGGTAGAGCCAAAGAGTTCAAAACTAATCCGGCGACAAACGACTGGATTCCGAGTAAAGATGATTATCAG TTTTCATATGTATTGATCAGGTTGGATTCACCTCCTCAAAACCCAGCCGGAGCGAAGGTGATTAGATCGAAAGTGAAGAAAGCAATCAGCTGGTGA
- the LOC101250067 gene encoding uncharacterized protein LOC101250067 isoform 2 (isoform 2 is encoded by transcript variant 2) — translation MERHLTVIKPSRSDEVLDEDEQLRIANQVKALFDAQAPKRLAKPNRSEPDSVIPNSPLEDFPIPELDNLRSLQSQGGSFFPETNCSEQDESVETQYYNELVSIDKQHHTTGSGFIKVVNQTNGNIYDLQLNGGYENGRAKEFKTNPATNDWIPSKDDYQVGFTSSKPSRSEGD, via the exons ATGGAACGGCATCTAACGGTGATTAAACCTAGCCGGAGCGACGAAGTTTTAGACGAAGATGAGCAGCTGCGAATCGCCAACCAGGTCAAAGCCTTGTTCGATGCTCAAGCACCTAAAAGACTCGCCAAACCAAATCGAAGCGAACCTGATTCAGTCATCCCCAATTCCCCTTTAGAAGATTTCCCTATTCCAGAACTTGACAATCTCCGATCTCTTCAATCACAG GGTGGTAGCTTTTTTCCGGAAACTAATTGCTCGGAGCAAGACGAGTCCGTGGAAACTCAGTATTACAATGAGTTGGTTTCCATTGACAAACAGCATCACACG ACTGGAAGTGGGTTCATAAAGGTGGTCAATCAAACGAATGGAAACATTTACGATCTTCAGTTGAATGGTGGTTATGAGAATGGTAGAGCCAAAGAGTTCAAAACTAATCCGGCGACAAACGACTGGATTCCGAGTAAAGATGATTATCAG GTTGGATTCACCTCCTCAAAACCCAGCCGGAGCGAAGGTGATTAG
- the LOC138342203 gene encoding uncharacterized protein, translating to MGATDIEKAELASYQLKDVAQTWCKMWRDSRVLGGVPVTWELFKTAFLERFFPREMKEAKVEEFINLKQGSMTVRKYSLKFVKLSRYATPLVSTSREEMSRFLTGINGDLEEDCRAAMLHDNMDLSRLMMHVQQLEDSRKRRGVRLVDSTSGGVSVHPSSESSLIVEEVPVEILDRQVKRLRNKEIATVKRMNTWGTKGLRTGAAAARGNQNPPQAPAEGVAMPVNPAGLTDAEVRASLA from the exons ATGGGGGccactgatattgagaaggctgagttggcttcctaccagctcaaagatgttgcacagacttggtgcaaaatGTGGCGAGATAGCCGTGTCCTAGGAGGGGTGCCAGTCACCTGGGAGCTGTTCAAGACAGCATTTTTGGAAaggttcttccctagagagatgaaagaggccaaggttgaggagttcatcaacctcaagcaaggATCCATGACTGTCAGgaagtattccctgaagtttgtgaagTTATCAAG gtatgctactccCTTGGTTTCTACCAGCAGGGAGGAGATGAGCAGattcctcacaggaatcaatGGAGACCTGGAGGAAGATTGTCGggctgcgatgctccatgataatatggacctttcTAGATTAATGATGCATGTCCAGCAGTTAGAGGACAGCCGAAAGAGGAGGGGTGTAcggttggttgactctactagtggaggtgtatcagttcaccctagttctgaatcatccctgatagtggaa GAAgtacctgttgagatcttagacagacaggtcaagcggctgaggaacaaggagattgccacagtgaag agaatgaatacCTGGGGAACTAAGGGTCTGAGAACGGGAGCAGCAGCAGCTAGGGGTAATCagaatccaccccaggctccagctgaaggagtggccatgccagtgaacccagctgggttgactgatgcggaggtgagggcatctctagcctag